A stretch of the Streptomyces venezuelae genome encodes the following:
- a CDS encoding DUF3515 family protein — MYTLSGPEYTVESGPFAQDTHCTRVVDGLPAELMGMKRDSLKGAGVAGWGDGSIVLRCGVEPLAPTINTCMNVNGTDWVLDEERAEREGVRVLTTYGRVPAVEIAFAQSNQSAGDALIAIDRSVRAIPQRSKCIGLGDT, encoded by the coding sequence GTGTACACACTTTCCGGTCCGGAGTACACGGTGGAGTCCGGCCCCTTCGCCCAGGACACCCACTGCACGCGGGTGGTGGACGGACTTCCCGCCGAACTGATGGGCATGAAGCGCGACTCGCTGAAGGGAGCCGGGGTCGCCGGATGGGGGGACGGCTCCATCGTGCTGCGCTGCGGTGTCGAGCCCCTCGCCCCGACCATCAACACATGCATGAATGTGAACGGCACCGACTGGGTCCTCGATGAGGAACGCGCCGAGCGTGAGGGCGTACGCGTCCTCACCACATACGGACGCGTCCCCGCAGTCGAGATAGCTTTCGCCCAGTCGAACCAGTCGGCGGGCGACGCTCTGATCGCCATCGACCGGAGCGTGCGGGCTATACCCCAGCGGTCCAAGTGCATTGGACTGGGCGATACCTGA